In one window of Desulfurella amilsii DNA:
- the cysE gene encoding serine O-acetyltransferase → MKKKLLLALPIITFGVYFGKKTKVVEQVKQDINNVFEKDPAAKSVPEVLLCYPGLHALWMHRLSHFLWNKNLKLISRFTSHVSRFLTGVEIHPAAKIGKNFFIDHGMGVVIGETAEIGDNVTLYQGVTLGGTSLEKVKRHPTLGNNIVVGGGAKILGAFKIGDNSKIGSNSVVVREVPDNSTVVGVPGKIIKKEPSEEKKDFDHTKMPDVEGKLFRYLLHRIEELEKEIQAMGKGDKEFIKLEEEKNLQELKNIENYIKSFDIGLGG, encoded by the coding sequence ATGAAAAAGAAACTTTTATTAGCGTTGCCAATTATTACTTTTGGTGTATATTTTGGCAAAAAAACCAAAGTGGTTGAACAAGTAAAACAAGACATAAATAATGTTTTTGAAAAAGACCCAGCCGCAAAGAGTGTGCCAGAAGTACTATTGTGCTATCCAGGTCTTCATGCTTTATGGATGCATAGATTATCTCATTTTTTATGGAATAAAAATTTAAAACTTATATCGCGATTTACTTCTCATGTTAGCAGATTTTTAACTGGTGTTGAGATTCATCCTGCGGCAAAAATTGGTAAAAATTTTTTTATTGACCACGGTATGGGTGTTGTTATTGGTGAAACTGCTGAAATTGGAGACAATGTTACACTTTATCAAGGGGTTACGCTTGGAGGTACAAGTCTAGAAAAGGTAAAAAGACACCCTACATTAGGAAACAATATAGTGGTTGGCGGCGGAGCGAAAATATTGGGTGCTTTTAAAATTGGCGATAATTCAAAGATTGGTTCAAATAGCGTGGTAGTAAGAGAAGTGCCGGATAATTCTACAGTTGTGGGTGTACCAGGTAAAATTATTAAAAAGGAACCCTCAGAAGAGAAAAAAGACTTTGATCATACAAAAATGCCTGATGTTGAGGGTAAGTTATTTAGGTACCTATTACATAGGATTGAAGAATTAGAGAAAGAAATTCAGGCAATGGGTAAAGGCGATAAGGAATTTATAAAACTTGAAGAAGAAAAAAACTTACAGGAATTAAAAAACATAGAAAATTATATAAAAAGCTTTGATATAGGCCTAGGAGGGTAA
- a CDS encoding DMT family transporter, translated as MLYIAFVLLILGWSYTAVVTKIALNYIGPFEFTLWRVLVGFFFLFLITVFMKKLEKPKSLMWAFLLGLFQNALPVIFYNLALVYSSAGKVTVLGYIMPFWTILLERLILRTKFEKFKYIPIGLSFVGLILIMEPWCFRSSILGYLFAILYGISWGIGNVISVIIWEKYPHWDVFSLTFWQMVFVVVIVVFFSLLLPSSKTTQINSYLIFAILYTGTIATAFAWFLWILLLKKLPASIVGLSSLSIPVFAMIESCIQLHEKFSFLDLTGSFLIILSLLIIYLHSLQKKTQN; from the coding sequence ATGCTTTATATAGCATTCGTTTTATTAATACTTGGCTGGTCATATACTGCTGTTGTTACAAAAATAGCTCTAAATTATATCGGTCCTTTTGAGTTTACATTGTGGCGCGTTTTGGTAGGGTTTTTCTTTTTATTTTTAATTACGGTTTTTATGAAAAAATTGGAAAAGCCTAAAAGCCTAATGTGGGCATTTTTGCTTGGTTTGTTTCAAAATGCTCTACCTGTTATTTTTTACAATCTTGCCTTAGTGTATTCTTCTGCTGGAAAAGTGACTGTTTTGGGTTATATTATGCCGTTTTGGACAATACTATTAGAACGATTAATTTTAAGGACAAAATTTGAAAAATTTAAATATATTCCCATTGGCTTGTCTTTTGTTGGGTTAATTCTTATTATGGAGCCATGGTGTTTTAGATCAAGTATTTTGGGGTATTTATTTGCAATACTTTATGGTATAAGCTGGGGTATTGGTAATGTAATTTCTGTAATTATTTGGGAGAAATACCCGCACTGGGATGTTTTTTCTTTGACATTTTGGCAAATGGTGTTTGTTGTTGTAATTGTAGTGTTTTTTAGCTTATTACTCCCATCATCAAAAACTACACAGATTAATAGCTATTTAATTTTTGCAATTCTCTACACGGGTACTATAGCAACTGCTTTTGCATGGTTTTTATGGATACTGTTGTTGAAAAAATTACCAGCAAGCATCGTTGGCCTTTCATCTCTTTCTATTCCTGTATTTGCCATGATTGAATCATGCATCCAACTGCATGAAAAATTTAGTTTTTTAGATTTAACAGGCTCTTTTTTGATTATTTTGTCACTTTTGATAATTTACTTACATTCTTTACAAAAAAAGACGCAAAATTAG
- a CDS encoding sulfite exporter TauE/SafE family protein, producing MEIIYGIIIGLTLGLTGAGGSIITIPILLYLLKMNVHSATGTSLVVVGIGSLAGAIQYMLGKQKYVHWKISIVFSIAGIFGAFLGSYINSLVPSKIILYGFSILMLIIGVLMLKQKEYQNKKETQGPINLKNIKGAKAWLKFVLSGFSIGLMTGFFGVGGGFLIVPTLVLILDFPMKDAIATSLLVIALNCLWGILSRLSGVGSIEIVQAIYISLGAIVGMAIGVIIAKKVKAGFLTRIFSYFVIILAFYMFARTLDLIH from the coding sequence ATGGAAATAATATATGGAATTATTATTGGACTGACTCTTGGTCTTACAGGTGCAGGTGGATCAATCATAACCATACCTATATTATTATACTTGCTAAAGATGAATGTACATAGTGCAACAGGCACAAGCTTAGTTGTAGTGGGTATTGGTTCTTTGGCTGGCGCCATTCAATACATGCTTGGAAAGCAAAAGTATGTCCATTGGAAAATATCTATTGTATTTTCTATTGCTGGTATATTCGGTGCATTTTTAGGCTCATATATCAATTCTTTGGTACCTTCCAAAATTATACTGTATGGCTTTTCAATATTGATGTTAATCATTGGCGTATTAATGCTAAAACAAAAAGAGTATCAAAATAAAAAAGAGACTCAAGGACCTATTAACCTTAAAAATATAAAAGGCGCTAAAGCGTGGCTTAAATTCGTATTATCTGGTTTTAGTATTGGTTTAATGACAGGCTTTTTTGGTGTTGGTGGTGGCTTTTTAATTGTGCCAACGCTTGTTTTAATTTTGGATTTTCCAATGAAAGATGCTATTGCTACAAGCCTGCTTGTCATAGCACTAAACTGTTTATGGGGTATTCTCTCAAGACTTAGCGGTGTAGGTTCTATTGAGATTGTTCAAGCTATATACATTAGTTTAGGCGCAATTGTTGGTATGGCTATTGGAGTAATTATTGCAAAAAAAGTAAAAGCTGGATTTTTGACTCGAATATTTTCTTACTTTGTAATTATCTTAGCCTTTTATATGTTTGCAAGAACGCTTGACTTAATACATTAA
- a CDS encoding NAD(P)/FAD-dependent oxidoreductase has translation MKPKVVILGSGFAGFGAFYSFVKKINDKVDITVVDSSVFSLSKPILPEVAFGERALNEALIPIGKYIEKYNHKFIRKEVKLIKPDTNQVILEDDSIIAYDYLIISLGAVKDYDAIEGFREYGYSICDYTQALRFLDRRANLIGNNVVIGACLTQWGSASTVKTLAAPCEGPIGEIMFMLDHYLRKHNRRSNTNITVFTPGEIFFEDVGERVHKNMEPIIGKSNINVVTKKILKHIDKEYVEFEDSSRLNCDMAIIIPPYRGPKFLIDSNISDEAGFVPTDKHMRHPTFKNIFAAGDINATSMPKLGHIAVKQSHTAASVIISEIMQKEEIIPFEPEILCIMNRGEEATLILSDWMYGGNRDLTFNGKISKLMKMGFDAFYFYSHGKMPPKWSEDYLNKLLVKCLNK, from the coding sequence ATGAAACCAAAGGTTGTCATTTTAGGAAGTGGTTTTGCTGGGTTTGGTGCCTTTTATAGCTTTGTAAAAAAAATTAATGATAAAGTTGATATTACTGTTGTTGATTCCAGTGTTTTTAGTTTATCAAAGCCTATTTTACCAGAAGTTGCATTTGGAGAGAGAGCACTAAATGAAGCGTTAATTCCGATTGGCAAATACATTGAAAAATACAACCACAAATTCATAAGAAAAGAAGTAAAATTAATTAAACCAGACACAAATCAGGTAATTTTAGAAGATGATTCAATCATAGCTTACGATTATCTTATCATAAGTTTGGGTGCTGTAAAAGATTATGATGCTATTGAAGGTTTTAGAGAATATGGCTACTCTATATGCGATTATACTCAGGCGCTAAGATTTCTTGATAGAAGGGCAAACTTAATTGGCAATAATGTAGTTATTGGAGCGTGTCTAACACAGTGGGGTAGTGCATCAACAGTTAAAACACTGGCTGCTCCTTGCGAGGGCCCAATAGGCGAGATAATGTTTATGTTAGATCATTATTTAAGGAAACACAATAGGAGAAGCAACACCAATATTACTGTATTTACGCCTGGTGAGATTTTTTTTGAAGATGTAGGTGAAAGGGTTCATAAAAATATGGAGCCAATAATTGGAAAGAGCAATATAAATGTTGTTACAAAAAAAATTTTAAAACATATTGACAAAGAATATGTGGAATTTGAAGATTCAAGCAGGCTTAATTGCGATATGGCTATAATTATTCCGCCATATAGAGGTCCAAAGTTTTTAATTGATTCAAATATTAGTGACGAAGCTGGTTTTGTTCCAACAGATAAACATATGCGCCACCCCACTTTCAAAAACATATTTGCTGCTGGTGATATAAACGCTACTTCTATGCCAAAATTGGGACACATAGCGGTAAAACAATCTCATACAGCAGCAAGCGTTATAATTAGCGAAATAATGCAAAAAGAAGAAATTATTCCTTTTGAGCCAGAAATATTGTGTATAATGAATAGAGGCGAGGAAGCAACGCTAATACTATCAGATTGGATGTATGGGGGAAACAGAGACTTAACATTTAACGGTAAGATTTCAAAACTTATGAAGATGGGTTTTGATGCATTTTACTTTTATTCTCATGGCAAAATGCCTCCAAAATGGTCTGAAGATTATTTAAATAAATTATTAGTAAAGTGTTTAAATAAATAA
- a CDS encoding TQO small subunit DoxD, whose amino-acid sequence MSNGKSFSFSSISTLATPIRLVLGWEFFSAFLRRVVNDPQKLDPSSPAFMGHAFNHFLPHALFIKPMIEYLINNPHLLYIFLVTFTIIEGLVGIGLLFGLLTRLSAIGATLLSLGILLGSGWLGSTCVDEWQIGIAGISSGLVMFSLGGGIFSLDHILFKDTKSKLLTFLASNNLRKGESSLKTEGLIFSIIAMFITLYTYQALHGGLYGKLYNLSKVPKVEILNAQIKKNGSLNLTIYRTNGPDTYGAFVEEIAILDNKGNVMENIKPNSQNISKNNIKNYYFNKIEPNKFSLVVPLGAKATININSQKDILLAPGNYTVELIDVSGLKWAKKITLN is encoded by the coding sequence ATGTCTAATGGTAAATCTTTTTCTTTTAGCAGTATTTCAACGCTTGCAACACCAATTCGCTTAGTTTTGGGTTGGGAGTTTTTTAGTGCATTTTTGAGAAGAGTGGTAAATGATCCACAAAAGCTAGATCCAAGCTCACCTGCATTTATGGGTCATGCATTCAATCATTTTTTACCACATGCATTGTTTATTAAACCAATGATAGAATACCTTATCAATAACCCACATTTGTTGTATATTTTTTTAGTTACATTTACTATTATTGAAGGTCTTGTGGGTATTGGTTTGCTTTTTGGACTCTTAACTAGGCTATCAGCTATAGGTGCTACATTGCTTTCTCTTGGCATACTGCTTGGTTCTGGCTGGCTTGGCTCAACATGCGTGGATGAGTGGCAGATAGGCATAGCTGGTATATCAAGTGGGCTTGTTATGTTTAGTCTTGGAGGGGGTATATTTTCTTTAGATCATATATTATTTAAAGATACAAAATCAAAATTGTTAACATTCTTAGCCTCAAATAACTTAAGGAAAGGCGAATCTTCTCTTAAAACAGAAGGTTTGATTTTTAGCATAATCGCTATGTTTATTACATTATATACCTATCAAGCGCTGCATGGTGGCCTATATGGAAAGCTATACAATTTATCTAAAGTGCCAAAAGTTGAAATTTTAAATGCGCAAATAAAGAAAAATGGTTCTTTAAACTTAACTATTTACCGCACAAATGGTCCTGATACGTATGGTGCATTCGTTGAAGAAATAGCTATTTTAGATAATAAAGGAAATGTTATGGAAAACATAAAACCAAATAGTCAAAATATCTCAAAAAATAATATTAAAAATTACTATTTTAACAAAATTGAACCAAATAAATTTTCACTAGTGGTACCGCTTGGCGCAAAAGCTACGATAAATATCAATTCGCAAAAAGATATATTGCTTGCGCCTGGCAACTACACCGTTGAGTTAATAGATGTAAGTGGACTTAAATGGGCTAAGAAAATAACTCTAAATTAA
- a CDS encoding amidase — MKIKEYAQLDAIDVVQLIKKSQFSAKDVLDSALNQIETLNPKLNSVIFTFYDLAKKQLEKADKNSPLYGTVILLKDSLHDIEGTFSTLGSKLLRNNISTQTSTFVKRLLDAGCIVVGKTNLPEFALMGTTEPKLFGPTRNPFNLAYSPGGSSGGSAASVASGMVSVATGNDGGGSIRIPASMCGLFGFKPSRYFTPMGSEFFDTWMGLVVNHVLTKSVRDSALFLDIEYGFDGPIYFKKPIESFLEELNKPLEPLKIALNTHSYFGSVNNENVRATLEVAKILESFGHIIEEDEPKVDFEKLYDTYIDSMFIETAFLLDYLENKLHKKITIKDVEPSTYILAKIGDKLNAKLNIQIKHLWDKTGFYMRSFFEKYDVYMTPTLANPHIELGSLLPSSIEEFALKSVSKLDLCFYIKPIVKKIAFKQLSAFPFTQLANQTGLPAMSIPAGISSKNIPLGVHFMSGYAKDHLLLRLAKQLEETPIWFRPQKK; from the coding sequence ATGAAAATAAAAGAATATGCTCAATTAGATGCTATAGATGTTGTGCAATTAATTAAAAAAAGCCAATTTAGTGCGAAAGATGTTTTAGATAGCGCGCTAAATCAGATTGAAACACTTAACCCAAAATTAAATTCAGTTATATTTACATTTTACGATCTTGCTAAAAAACAATTAGAAAAAGCAGATAAAAACTCGCCTCTATATGGTACAGTAATTTTATTGAAAGATAGTTTACATGATATAGAAGGTACTTTTTCTACATTAGGCTCAAAGCTTTTAAGGAATAATATTTCTACGCAAACATCAACATTTGTAAAGCGCTTATTAGATGCAGGTTGTATTGTTGTGGGTAAAACAAATCTGCCTGAGTTTGCCTTAATGGGCACAACTGAGCCAAAACTTTTTGGTCCTACAAGAAACCCATTTAATCTTGCCTACTCACCTGGCGGTTCAAGTGGTGGCTCAGCAGCAAGTGTTGCAAGTGGTATGGTAAGTGTGGCAACTGGCAATGACGGTGGTGGTTCGATCAGGATTCCCGCTTCGATGTGTGGTTTGTTTGGGTTTAAGCCGTCAAGGTATTTTACACCTATGGGTAGTGAGTTTTTTGATACTTGGATGGGTCTTGTTGTAAACCATGTATTAACAAAAAGTGTTAGGGATAGCGCTCTTTTTTTGGATATAGAGTATGGTTTTGATGGTCCAATTTATTTCAAAAAACCTATCGAGTCTTTTTTAGAAGAGCTAAATAAACCACTTGAGCCTTTAAAAATAGCTTTAAACACACACTCGTATTTTGGCAGTGTAAATAATGAAAATGTAAGAGCAACACTTGAGGTTGCAAAAATACTAGAAAGTTTTGGTCATATTATCGAAGAAGATGAACCAAAGGTGGATTTTGAGAAGCTCTACGATACCTATATTGATTCAATGTTTATCGAAACCGCTTTTTTATTGGATTATCTGGAAAATAAATTGCATAAGAAAATTACAATTAAAGATGTTGAACCATCAACTTACATACTTGCAAAAATAGGTGATAAATTAAACGCAAAATTAAATATACAAATTAAACATTTGTGGGATAAGACTGGTTTTTATATGCGATCATTTTTTGAAAAATACGATGTTTATATGACCCCAACGCTTGCAAATCCACACATAGAATTAGGTAGTCTGTTGCCTTCTAGTATAGAAGAATTTGCACTAAAGTCAGTTTCAAAACTAGATTTGTGTTTTTACATAAAGCCTATAGTTAAAAAAATTGCATTTAAGCAGTTAAGCGCATTTCCTTTTACACAGCTTGCAAACCAAACAGGTCTTCCAGCAATGAGCATACCAGCAGGTATAAGCTCAAAAAATATACCACTTGGGGTTCATTTTATGTCGGGTTATGCAAAAGACCATTTATTGTTAAGACTTGCAAAGCAGCTTGAAGAAACACCAATCTGGTTCAGGCCTCAAAAGAAATAA
- the leuB gene encoding 3-isopropylmalate dehydrogenase, which translates to MGKFVISVMEGDGIGPEIVKEGLKALEEVAKRFKHTFEYKYVYVGGCSIDRFGVPLTQETIDTILSTDALFFGSVGGPKWENLPHHLKPEAGLLGIRKALGAFANLRPAKVFRELINTSTLKKEVIEGIDLLVVRELTGGIYFGEPRGFSEDKKKAFNTMVYTNEEVRRIAKLAFDIARQRRKKLTSVDKANVLEVSQFWRNIVIEVSKDYPDVELNHMYVDNAAMQLVRNPKQFDVIVTGNIFGDILSDEASMLTGSIGMLASASVGGKVGLFEPIHGSAPDIAGLGVANPIAQIESLAMLLKYGLKLHKEAKCVEDAVALVLKMGYRTQDIATNSDKKVNTTQMGDLIAKAVSEV; encoded by the coding sequence ATGGGTAAATTTGTAATTTCTGTAATGGAAGGTGACGGGATTGGTCCAGAAATAGTCAAAGAGGGCCTTAAAGCTTTAGAAGAGGTAGCAAAGAGATTTAAACATACTTTTGAGTACAAGTATGTGTATGTTGGTGGGTGCTCAATTGATAGATTTGGCGTGCCTTTAACACAAGAAACAATTGATACAATCCTTTCTACCGATGCATTGTTTTTTGGATCCGTGGGTGGACCTAAATGGGAAAACTTACCGCATCACTTAAAACCTGAAGCCGGACTTTTAGGCATAAGGAAAGCTTTGGGTGCATTTGCAAACCTAAGACCTGCGAAAGTGTTTAGAGAGCTTATTAACACTTCAACGCTAAAAAAAGAAGTGATTGAAGGTATAGATTTATTAGTTGTAAGAGAACTAACTGGGGGTATTTATTTTGGAGAGCCACGCGGCTTTAGCGAAGATAAAAAGAAAGCATTTAATACAATGGTATATACAAATGAAGAAGTAAGGCGTATTGCAAAGCTTGCATTTGATATAGCCAGGCAAAGAAGAAAAAAACTAACCAGCGTTGATAAAGCAAATGTATTAGAAGTATCGCAGTTTTGGCGAAATATTGTGATTGAGGTATCCAAAGACTACCCAGATGTAGAGCTAAACCATATGTATGTGGATAATGCTGCTATGCAGCTTGTAAGAAACCCAAAACAATTTGATGTAATTGTTACAGGCAATATTTTTGGCGATATTTTAAGCGACGAAGCTAGTATGCTAACAGGATCAATTGGTATGCTTGCAAGCGCCTCCGTAGGTGGTAAAGTGGGTTTGTTTGAGCCCATCCATGGATCAGCACCAGATATTGCAGGACTTGGTGTTGCAAATCCTATTGCACAGATTGAATCCTTGGCTATGCTTTTAAAATATGGACTTAAACTTCACAAAGAAGCAAAATGTGTAGAAGATGCTGTAGCGCTAGTGTTAAAAATGGGCTATAGAACACAAGATATTGCAACAAACTCAGACAAAAAGGTAAATACGACGCAAATGGGCGATTTAATAGCAAAGGCTGTAAGCGAGGTATGA
- the leuC gene encoding 3-isopropylmalate dehydratase large subunit — MGKMTISQKILAKHASKEFVKPGEIILADVDLAFANDVTAPIVIKFVNDLGGVIANKDKIALIPDHFTPNKDINSANQCKTMRDFVKQNDIKHYFESGEVGIEHALLPEQGFIKPGMLIVGADSHTCTHGAFGAFATGMGSSDVGFAFVTGKSWFRVPESIKFIINGKKNKWVSGKDFILKIIGTIGVDGALYKSMEFCGSAIGDLSMDDRMTMCNMAVEAGGKNGIIQADKTTINYLQERNITNYEIFQSDEDAEYASVYEFDSANIEPQVAFPHLPENAKGISEVKEDIKIDQAFIGSCTNGRISDLRIAAQILKNNKVAKYVRLIIIPATVEIYKQALKEGLFDIFLDSGAVISTPTCGPCLGGHMGILADGEVAISTSNRNFVGRMGSPKSFVYLANPAVVAASAIAGKIINPDEVIK; from the coding sequence ATGGGAAAAATGACGATTAGCCAAAAGATTTTGGCAAAACATGCAAGCAAGGAGTTTGTTAAACCTGGTGAGATCATATTAGCCGATGTAGATTTAGCATTTGCTAATGATGTTACAGCGCCAATTGTAATAAAATTTGTAAATGATTTAGGTGGAGTAATTGCAAACAAAGACAAAATAGCTCTTATACCAGATCATTTTACACCAAACAAAGATATAAATTCTGCAAATCAATGCAAAACTATGCGAGATTTTGTAAAACAAAACGATATTAAGCACTACTTCGAATCAGGAGAGGTTGGCATTGAGCATGCGCTTTTGCCAGAACAAGGCTTTATTAAGCCTGGAATGTTAATTGTTGGTGCTGATTCACATACATGCACGCATGGGGCATTTGGCGCGTTTGCTACAGGTATGGGCAGTTCTGATGTAGGTTTTGCCTTTGTAACAGGTAAATCTTGGTTTAGAGTACCAGAATCTATTAAGTTTATCATAAATGGCAAAAAAAACAAATGGGTAAGCGGTAAAGATTTCATACTTAAAATTATTGGAACAATCGGTGTTGATGGGGCATTGTACAAATCGATGGAGTTTTGCGGTAGCGCTATTGGCGACTTATCTATGGACGATAGAATGACTATGTGCAATATGGCAGTAGAAGCAGGTGGCAAAAACGGCATCATCCAGGCCGATAAAACTACTATAAACTATTTACAAGAAAGAAACATTACAAATTATGAAATATTTCAAAGCGACGAAGATGCTGAATATGCAAGTGTGTATGAATTTGATTCAGCAAACATAGAACCACAGGTTGCATTTCCTCATTTACCAGAAAACGCTAAAGGGATAAGCGAAGTTAAAGAAGATATTAAAATTGACCAAGCTTTTATTGGTTCATGTACCAATGGTCGCATAAGCGATTTAAGAATTGCTGCGCAAATTTTAAAAAACAATAAAGTTGCAAAATATGTGCGTTTAATTATAATACCAGCCACAGTAGAAATTTATAAACAGGCGTTAAAAGAAGGTTTATTTGATATATTTTTAGACTCAGGTGCTGTTATTTCAACACCTACCTGCGGTCCTTGTCTTGGTGGCCATATGGGGATATTAGCCGACGGCGAAGTAGCAATTTCCACATCAAACAGAAATTTTGTAGGTAGAATGGGTTCACCAAAATCATTTGTATATCTAGCAAATCCAGCTGTTGTTGCAGCAAGTGCTATAGCAGGAAAAATTATAAATCCAGATGAGGTGATAAAATGA
- a CDS encoding 3-isopropylmalate dehydratase small subunit — protein sequence MILARVWKFGDNIDTDLIIPARYLNTSDEFELAKHCMEDADPDFVKKAQKGDCIVAGFNFGSGSSREHAPIAIKAAGISCVIAKSFARIFYRNAFNIGLPILELPQTDKIDEGDILEIDTKTGKIFNKTKNETYQATAIPEFMQELIVSGGLFNYAKKMIQKGA from the coding sequence ATGATTTTAGCAAGAGTTTGGAAATTTGGAGATAATATTGATACTGATCTTATAATACCAGCGAGGTATTTAAATACCTCTGATGAATTTGAGCTTGCAAAACATTGTATGGAAGATGCAGACCCAGATTTTGTTAAAAAAGCTCAAAAAGGCGATTGTATTGTAGCAGGTTTTAATTTTGGTAGCGGCTCATCCAGAGAACATGCCCCAATTGCCATTAAAGCAGCAGGTATATCATGCGTGATAGCAAAATCTTTTGCAAGAATTTTCTATAGGAATGCGTTTAATATTGGCCTTCCTATATTGGAATTACCTCAAACAGATAAAATTGACGAAGGGGACATTTTAGAAATTGATACAAAAACGGGCAAAATTTTTAATAAGACAAAAAATGAGACTTATCAGGCAACAGCTATACCAGAATTTATGCAAGAGTTAATTGTAAGCGGTGGGTTGTTTAATTATGCCAAAAAAATGATCCAAAAAGGAGCTTGA
- the yihA gene encoding ribosome biogenesis GTP-binding protein YihA/YsxC — MSEVYFKKVKFVGSFIEAPTRFELPQFVFCGRSNVGKSSLINALLNQKIAQVSKTPGKTTTINAFVVDEKFYLIDVPGYGFAKRSKSIINAWKKPIDDYLLNAGMLRTVFLLIDARVSLMPYDELFLEWLNYHNLNTVVLLTKIDKASQSQLALTKKHLQKFNLQYIQTSSVSKKGIDRLAQLIMQACDISFNLELFS, encoded by the coding sequence ATGAGCGAAGTTTACTTTAAAAAAGTTAAATTTGTGGGTAGCTTCATAGAAGCACCCACAAGGTTTGAACTGCCTCAGTTTGTTTTTTGCGGTAGAAGTAATGTAGGCAAATCTTCATTAATTAACGCTCTATTGAATCAAAAAATTGCTCAAGTAAGCAAAACACCAGGTAAAACAACTACTATAAATGCTTTTGTTGTAGACGAAAAATTTTACTTAATTGATGTGCCAGGATATGGTTTTGCAAAACGTTCAAAGTCAATAATAAATGCTTGGAAAAAACCTATAGATGATTATTTATTAAATGCAGGCATGCTAAGAACAGTTTTTTTACTAATAGATGCAAGAGTATCGCTTATGCCATACGATGAGCTTTTTTTAGAGTGGTTAAATTACCATAACCTAAATACTGTGGTTTTGCTGACAAAAATCGATAAAGCCTCGCAATCTCAATTAGCACTTACAAAAAAACACTTGCAAAAATTTAACTTACAGTATATTCAAACATCATCTGTTTCCAAAAAAGGTATAGATAGGCTTGCACAATTAATTATGCAAGCCTGCGATATTAGTTTTAATTTAGAGTTATTTTCTTAG
- a CDS encoding branched-chain amino acid aminotransferase yields the protein MNIAYLLKPKSKRRSEALKPTQSLPFGQIRTDHMLIVDYEDGQWQNARIIPYGPLSISPGATVLHYGQALFEGGKAFMHPDGEIYTFRIDKNAKRLNKSAEILCMPSIDENFQVEAIHALIDVDRLWFPIQEGASLYIRPFMFATEDSLGVHPSKSYKYIVILSPSGPYYPAGFTKPIRLLITKKFHRAVSGGTGESKAAGNYAASLRAGEFAKQFDASQVLYLDAQNKYIEEAGAMNHYHIEKDGTVVIPEFTDTILRSITSESIIELQTSLGLKVIQKKVLLDEFIEKIKNKEIIEAGGFGTAAVVSPVGEYVLEDNTILTVGDGSIGEYSKKIYTYYTGIQTGKIKAPYGWLKKVEKNLSFKTQN from the coding sequence ATGAACATTGCTTATCTTTTAAAACCAAAATCTAAAAGAAGAAGTGAGGCATTAAAACCTACCCAAAGTCTGCCTTTTGGGCAAATTAGGACTGACCATATGTTGATTGTAGACTACGAAGATGGCCAGTGGCAAAACGCTAGAATTATACCTTATGGGCCACTATCAATATCGCCTGGCGCAACCGTGTTGCATTATGGCCAAGCGCTTTTTGAAGGCGGCAAAGCTTTTATGCACCCAGATGGAGAAATTTATACATTTAGAATTGATAAAAATGCTAAAAGATTGAATAAATCTGCAGAAATTCTTTGTATGCCAAGTATCGATGAAAATTTTCAAGTTGAAGCAATACATGCACTAATCGATGTTGATAGGTTATGGTTTCCTATTCAAGAAGGTGCATCGCTCTACATTAGGCCATTTATGTTTGCAACTGAAGATTCATTAGGCGTACACCCCAGTAAATCTTACAAATATATAGTGATATTATCCCCCAGCGGCCCCTATTACCCAGCAGGCTTTACAAAGCCAATTAGATTGCTTATAACAAAGAAATTCCATAGGGCGGTAAGCGGCGGAACAGGAGAATCAAAAGCAGCAGGCAATTATGCAGCATCTTTAAGAGCCGGAGAATTTGCAAAGCAATTTGATGCAAGCCAGGTTCTTTATTTAGACGCTCAAAATAAGTATATTGAAGAAGCAGGCGCTATGAACCACTACCATATAGAAAAAGACGGGACTGTTGTTATACCAGAATTTACAGATACTATTTTAAGAAGTATTACTTCTGAATCAATTATTGAATTACAGACCTCTTTAGGACTTAAAGTTATACAAAAGAAGGTTTTGTTGGATGAATTTATCGAAAAAATTAAAAATAAAGAAATAATAGAAGCAGGTGGATTTGGCACCGCTGCTGTTGTGTCACCTGTTGGCGAGTATGTTTTAGAAGATAATACCATCTTAACGGTAGGGGATGGCTCAATTGGCGAATACTCCAAAAAAATCTACACTTATTATACGGGTATCCAAACAGGAAAGATAAAAGCTCCATACGGATGGCTTAAAAAAGTGGAAAAAAATCTAAGTTTTAAGACGCAAAACTAA